One region of Candidatus Electrothrix rattekaaiensis genomic DNA includes:
- the lptF gene encoding LPS export ABC transporter permease LptF: MQRKGIPLLLYSYLATELLAPFFASFLILYGVFFLIRLIPLLEVVLELGINFPDFIRLFSYIFPHMLLYVIPMASMAGVIIGFTRLTNEREILALKACGISLRQMLPPVIIVSAFIAALTGYFSVRLIPAGEIAMHQLMFQLAKEKIDSGIKEKKFTEALGDLVVYVDDIDENEHWNGVYVSDMRGREQPIIIMAKKGRMKADVNTMSVSIVLDNGTLHNTDGQDSQIVRFKRYQLHIPLKPPTHIDGEDVTKLSRGSMSQEQLLAAGQKHGVDTHAGAIYLTEYHHRLALPVGCLILSLLGLPLGLQAGPGRKAVGIPFGLGFFVLYYIVFTLFRVMAEDMVLPLLAGMWLPNIIFAIMTGIIFWRVEQERPIFSERLTLWLESVIDALFLAPLKRLAKLFRQLLSKRHGDGARSKKKKEELPGWAGMLVHADAKKRVFHLPDCEQYHCKSCTLEFNSTFVAYEAGFAPCPYCETQVEKYNS; the protein is encoded by the coding sequence ATGCAGCGCAAAGGCATTCCACTCCTCCTGTATAGTTATCTGGCAACTGAACTGCTTGCTCCCTTTTTTGCCAGCTTTCTTATTTTATACGGGGTCTTTTTTTTGATCCGACTCATTCCGCTGCTGGAAGTCGTTCTTGAACTCGGGATTAATTTTCCCGACTTCATTCGTCTTTTCTCCTATATTTTCCCCCATATGCTGCTCTATGTTATTCCTATGGCCAGCATGGCCGGGGTTATTATCGGTTTTACCCGCTTAACCAACGAACGGGAAATTCTCGCTCTCAAAGCCTGCGGTATCAGTCTACGACAAATGCTCCCCCCGGTTATCATTGTCTCGGCATTCATTGCCGCCCTGACAGGCTATTTCTCGGTCCGCCTGATTCCGGCCGGTGAAATTGCTATGCACCAACTCATGTTCCAGTTGGCTAAGGAGAAAATAGACAGTGGGATTAAAGAAAAAAAATTTACAGAGGCCCTTGGAGATCTGGTCGTTTATGTCGATGATATTGATGAAAACGAACACTGGAACGGAGTCTATGTCTCGGATATGCGCGGTCGGGAGCAGCCGATCATCATAATGGCCAAAAAAGGACGGATGAAGGCGGATGTCAACACCATGTCCGTCTCAATTGTGCTGGACAACGGCACCCTGCATAATACCGACGGACAGGATAGCCAGATTGTTCGCTTCAAACGGTACCAGCTCCATATCCCGTTAAAGCCACCCACCCATATTGACGGAGAAGATGTCACCAAGCTGAGTCGAGGCAGTATGTCACAAGAACAACTCCTGGCTGCTGGTCAGAAGCACGGTGTTGATACCCACGCAGGTGCCATCTATCTGACAGAATACCATCATCGCTTAGCCCTACCAGTGGGCTGCTTGATCCTCAGTTTACTGGGCTTGCCCTTGGGGCTTCAGGCCGGGCCGGGGAGAAAAGCCGTCGGCATCCCCTTTGGGCTAGGTTTTTTCGTTCTCTATTATATTGTTTTTACCCTGTTTAGGGTGATGGCTGAGGATATGGTCCTGCCTCTCCTTGCAGGCATGTGGTTGCCTAATATTATCTTTGCGATTATGACCGGGATTATTTTCTGGCGAGTTGAGCAGGAGCGACCAATCTTCTCTGAACGACTGACCCTCTGGCTTGAATCCGTTATTGACGCTCTTTTCCTTGCCCCGCTCAAACGACTTGCCAAGCTGTTCAGGCAATTATTAAGCAAAAGACACGGTGATGGTGCTAGAAGTAAAAAGAAAAAAGAAGAGCTGCCGGGTTGGGCAGGAATGCTTGTTCATGCAGACGCAAAAAAACGGGTCTTTCACCTACCAGACTGCGAACAATATCACTGTAAAAGCTGTACCCTTGAGTTCAACAGTACCTTTGTTGCCTACGAAGCCGGATTTGCCCCCTGTCCGTACTGCGAGACACAGGTCGAAAAATATAATAGTTAA
- a CDS encoding M23 family metallopeptidase: protein MISKNRRRIGTSSRSTSKKWLGRNVLIVLIVLFVLAGAAAGFILFETEKPQITLNQDILFLGSPLDVQLQASDRKSGIQQVDIVLQQNDKEFQLFKKSFPRQAWLSKAGPGEVQETLTLDVQQAGAKEGEAKLTVSVHDFSLNGGLQGNATITVFPVTIDTKAPRVHIEHAQQYITPGGSGIMVYSISEPSKRHGVMLDDTFFQGYPLLGDNKRFIAYIALPWNSDKPEQMRVVAEDQAGNEGSSTFSIRFKSVKDKKDRINISDGFLNKKIPEFQESYPELTGTKMEKYLFVNKTIRVRNAEKIAALSSNTTSEQLWQDRFLRMPGAGKAGFADQRTYYYKGEPIDHQTHLGMDIASTARVTIEAANRGKVIFADYLGIYGNMVMLDHGQGLTSLYSHLSRIAVTPGQMVKKGEVIGNSGTTGMAGGDHLHFSMLVHGIFVTPVEWWDQHWIDVNINNVIQ, encoded by the coding sequence ATGATCTCAAAAAATAGACGCAGAATAGGTACCTCCTCCCGTTCAACAAGCAAAAAATGGCTGGGACGTAACGTCCTCATAGTCCTCATAGTCCTCTTCGTTCTTGCTGGTGCTGCGGCCGGTTTTATCCTTTTTGAGACAGAAAAGCCGCAAATTACGCTAAACCAAGATATCCTCTTTCTCGGAAGCCCGCTGGACGTACAGCTTCAAGCATCTGACCGCAAAAGTGGTATTCAGCAGGTTGACATTGTCCTTCAGCAAAACGACAAGGAATTTCAGCTGTTCAAGAAAAGTTTTCCCCGTCAGGCATGGCTTTCAAAGGCCGGGCCCGGAGAAGTACAGGAAACCCTGACGCTGGATGTTCAGCAGGCCGGAGCAAAAGAAGGTGAGGCGAAACTCACGGTTTCTGTGCATGATTTTTCTCTCAACGGCGGATTGCAGGGGAATGCGACTATTACTGTCTTTCCCGTGACTATTGACACCAAGGCACCACGAGTTCATATTGAACACGCACAACAATATATTACTCCGGGTGGAAGCGGCATTATGGTCTACAGTATCTCTGAACCCTCAAAGCGGCACGGGGTCATGCTTGATGATACCTTTTTTCAAGGATACCCCCTGTTGGGCGACAACAAAAGATTTATCGCCTATATCGCTCTCCCTTGGAACAGCGATAAGCCGGAGCAAATGCGAGTTGTTGCAGAAGATCAGGCTGGCAATGAGGGGAGCAGCACCTTTTCTATACGATTCAAATCAGTCAAGGACAAGAAAGATCGAATTAATATCTCAGATGGCTTTCTCAATAAAAAAATTCCCGAGTTTCAAGAGAGCTACCCGGAACTGACTGGAACAAAAATGGAAAAATACCTCTTTGTTAACAAAACCATTCGTGTTCGTAATGCGGAAAAGATTGCTGCTCTCAGCAGCAACACGACAAGTGAACAGCTATGGCAGGATCGATTTCTCCGTATGCCAGGAGCTGGCAAGGCCGGATTTGCTGATCAACGAACCTATTATTACAAGGGAGAGCCGATTGATCATCAAACCCATCTGGGGATGGATATTGCCTCAACAGCCCGGGTTACTATAGAGGCGGCAAATCGGGGCAAAGTTATTTTTGCCGACTATCTTGGAATTTACGGAAACATGGTCATGCTTGATCACGGTCAAGGCCTGACCAGCCTGTATTCTCACCTCAGCCGCATTGCTGTTACGCCGGGACAAATGGTGAAAAAAGGAGAGGTCATCGGAAATTCCGGAACCACCGGAATGGCTGGAGGCGACCATCTCCACTTCTCCATGTTGGTGCATGGCATATTTGTCACCCCGGTTGAATGGTGGGATCAACATTGGATTGATGTCAATATTAATAATGTTATTCAATAA
- a CDS encoding Rne/Rng family ribonuclease, translating into MYTDIVINATPYENRIAVVESGNLLEFHIERPTENGLVGNIYQGKVVRVLPGMQAAFVDIGLDRTGFLYVDDIDISMSMTQLSQPEVSPSVVAKNATINPAIEDLLKEGQTILVQIAKEPIGSKGARLSCHITLPCRNLVFMPLTDHIGISRKIEDEDIREELRKKIEQLRPDGTGFIVRTVAENVTTAEIEADMEFLMLLWDDIRSHAQRATAPCLIYQDLDLVLRAVRDLFTDSVNELVVDSRSMHDRLLNFVVTFAPKLKSRIVYYDSEVPIFDAYGIEVDVARAIDKKVWLRSGGYLIIETTEALTVVDVNTGRYVGKNDLNETIYKTNMEAVKEISYQLRLRNIGGIIIIDFIDMEIEQHREELYNAFLKAMRKDKNRVNILKVSEFGLVQMTRKRSSESLSQVMCEPCLYCGGEGIVKSRQTICYEIFRKIYRDNRKAGGKSITIKVHPHIASTLSQDEAQHLRHLEKTTGKEITVSPAYDLHVQRYEVVWDEQPSQTKK; encoded by the coding sequence ATGTACACAGACATTGTAATAAACGCCACTCCTTATGAAAACCGTATTGCGGTGGTGGAAAGCGGCAACCTGCTTGAGTTTCACATCGAACGCCCGACGGAAAATGGATTGGTGGGCAATATCTACCAAGGCAAAGTTGTCCGGGTACTGCCGGGTATGCAGGCGGCGTTTGTCGATATCGGTCTTGACCGCACAGGGTTCCTCTATGTTGACGATATTGACATCTCGATGTCAATGACACAACTCTCGCAGCCAGAAGTGAGCCCTTCTGTGGTTGCAAAAAATGCAACGATCAATCCGGCTATTGAGGATTTATTAAAAGAAGGGCAGACCATTTTGGTACAGATTGCCAAGGAACCCATCGGTTCTAAGGGTGCCCGTTTGAGCTGCCATATCACCCTGCCTTGCCGCAACTTGGTTTTTATGCCTTTAACCGATCATATCGGTATTTCCCGCAAGATAGAGGACGAAGATATTAGGGAGGAATTGCGGAAAAAAATTGAACAGTTGCGCCCGGATGGTACAGGTTTCATTGTCCGTACTGTTGCTGAGAACGTCACCACAGCAGAGATTGAAGCGGACATGGAGTTTCTTATGCTGCTTTGGGATGATATCCGATCCCATGCGCAACGGGCAACAGCTCCGTGCCTGATTTATCAGGATCTGGATCTCGTTTTGAGAGCCGTACGGGATCTCTTCACGGACAGCGTCAATGAACTTGTTGTCGATTCCAGGAGCATGCATGACCGGCTCCTCAATTTTGTGGTTACTTTTGCCCCGAAATTGAAAAGCAGAATTGTCTATTATGACAGTGAAGTGCCAATTTTTGATGCCTACGGAATTGAAGTCGACGTTGCTCGGGCCATAGATAAAAAAGTCTGGTTGCGCTCAGGGGGCTACCTTATTATCGAAACCACAGAAGCCTTAACCGTGGTGGATGTGAATACCGGGCGTTATGTGGGAAAAAATGACCTGAACGAGACGATTTACAAAACCAATATGGAGGCGGTGAAAGAGATATCCTACCAGCTGAGGCTCCGTAATATCGGGGGAATCATTATTATTGATTTTATTGATATGGAAATAGAGCAGCATCGGGAAGAACTCTATAATGCCTTTCTGAAAGCCATGCGCAAGGATAAAAACCGCGTCAACATCCTCAAGGTCTCGGAGTTCGGTCTGGTCCAGATGACCCGGAAACGTTCCAGTGAAAGCCTGTCTCAGGTCATGTGTGAACCCTGCCTGTATTGCGGCGGGGAAGGCATTGTTAAATCACGACAAACCATCTGTTATGAAATATTCCGCAAGATTTACCGGGACAACCGCAAGGCTGGCGGGAAAAGTATAACCATCAAGGTGCATCCACATATTGCCAGTACACTCTCTCAAGACGAAGCGCAACATCTCCGACATCTTGAAAAAACCACAGGGAAAGAAATTACCGTGTCTCCCGCATATGATCTTCATGTTCAACGGTACGAGGTTGTCTGGGATGAGCAACCTTCTCAAACAAAAAAATAA